Within Acidaminococcus timonensis, the genomic segment ATGGCAGCTTAGCCTCTTCGGTCACATCCCCGTAGACGGGCGTGGTCTGGCCATCCCTGATAACTTTAAATACGGCCTGCTGCAGAGGGACCAGGGGGACGTCTTTAATCAGTATCATGCTCAATCGCCTCCTTCATGGCGGCCTCAATCTTATCCTTTTCTTTCAGGTAGGCGGGCCGCATAAACGGATGCTTGGTCATGTGGCCGTTGTAGATGTCCCCTTTGACATACCGGCCGTCCGGCATCTTCATGGCGTGTCTCTTCCCCAGCTTGGGGTTGGGATAGGTTATACGGGGCCCTGTCCCCATCTCCACAACCCGGGAGTGGGGAGCCGTTGAGACGACTTCCCCGGTCTGCCAGTCGTTGGCTGACCGGAAACGGATTCCCTGTTTGAGTTTGCCCGTATCGCCCATGGGTGCCATGCGGACAGCGGAGTCATAGATGGCCATAGTGCCCTTG encodes:
- a CDS encoding HK97-gp10 family putative phage morphogenesis protein; protein product: MSKGFVIRMKSTEAVELATKEIDSYSKAVQSRIRGVIRKGTMAIYDSAVRMAPMGDTGKLKQGIRFRSANDWQTGEVVSTAPHSRVVEMGTGPRITYPNPKLGKRHAMKMPDGRYVKGDIYNGHMTKHPFMRPAYLKEKDKIEAAMKEAIEHDTD